Part of the Ziziphus jujuba cultivar Dongzao chromosome 8, ASM3175591v1 genome is shown below.
CTTAAGTGGAAGAAGGCTGTAAGCATAATCATCTTTATGAACTTCAATAAGAAGTTAAAGGTTTTTATGGTCAAATGTTTGctaaaaaatcaataacaaatGAGGAGTTAAAACCTCGAGAAACACTATTAATTATAGGattgaatgaaaataattaCTATGGCATTTGAATAGCATTGTTCTGAAAATTAGTATGGGGTTGCTTAGTTTAGTACAACACAACTTCTGGAGTGCATGTCTATTGTCTACGACTATGTGTGACATGATCTACCATGCTTTTGTTAACTATTAATATGATAGAACAGGGCGAGACAAGAAAAGTTATATTGAGCTTAAATCTAAATTTCTAGTAACAGAttacctttttcctttttgttgaaCACAGATAGAGAAAGCCATTATGTGGTAGAGACGGGGTTCTACATGACATCATTTGCTGCCACAATTTTCATTGCTGCTCTTGTAACTATTGgggttttatttattactttgcTGATTGCACTTACTGTAATGCTGCAATCTTGTCAAAGTAGGAGTGCAGGACTTATTGAGAGTCAGAAATCAGATTATGACTACAATAAATGCAAGATCTTTGTTATGCATGCGGAGCTCAACAACTTGGAATCTGGTCACATCCCTATAGTTTGCAGGGTCCCCACTGTCCTGTATATCAAACAAGGCCAATATGCAAGAGATTTAAACTCTACCATGTCGGTGGTAGAGAACTTTTTCAGCAATGTTAGCCCTCTAAATGATGGTCTTGATGTGGTGTTGATGGATGTAGATGATATTCTTTCTTCAAACCCTCACAATGATAATATATTGCTAAAAAGGTAACTGCCTTGTATCTTTCAAAACATTTTCTTATTCCTTCTTTGGGAATACCTTTTAGATTTTTGACATTACTAGATTCACACTAAGGcttacaaattttataaaggcCTATGTTTTTacatgtttcttcaaattttactTGTATACTGTTTGAAATAGGCAAAGAACTTCTGCCCTTTAAGTCATTTCTTTTAATGTTGTCACCAGACATCCTCTTCCCACAaccttttatgtttttttgtgtgtgcacgaaaataatattttctccaaCTTGTGATTGACCATGTTTTTGTACAAAGTACACATGGTTCTAAAGTAAAATCAAAGGTTTTTGTTATAGAGTTGCATGTGCTAGAAGCTTcatcttccatcatcatcatcatcatcatcaccaccaccaccatcttaTGTTTTTAGAGgtgaattttgatttaattattctttgtcCATAAGGCAAAAGAATAATTGGCTGggtaaatatatttaaagaataGCTTCAATTATGGTAACAGAGAGAATTATGTGCCTATTTAATTCCTTTCTTAATGTTAAATGAgtttgtttaatcaatctggATCAGATGTTTGGGCTAGTCTGATATTTCCGATTGTCCAATTTTGAGTCTTTTAACTTGTAGATTATTAgattctgttttatttttttatcttgatGTACTATTCTATTGACTTGATTAAATTGAGTTGTGTTTTGGCACAGATATGATCAGTATGGTTGTAGTAATTGTATTGAAGAGGTAAAGCATCTCAAAGAAATGCTTATTCATAACATCTACAAAAAACTTCACGATAGAAGCTGGACTTTAGTTTTGTTTTCAAGAAGGGCTGAGAGACAAAAGAATGCCACCATAGAGCACCTTGTTTCTTCAGGATACAGAGATTGGTCTTCATTGATAATGAGGTACTAATGCTATGTTCCTTTGTTTTAGCACTATATGTGAATGTTATTATGTCAGTTAAATGTGATGGAGGTCTTCTGATAATGTCACttaaagaaaaaagcatcatGGAACATTGGATGCCAACATCTTTTGGTGCAAGAATGAAAATCCCAGTTTAAGTCTAAAGCACTCCTAATTTCTTGCCTCATACTATGTTTGTAAAAGAAATTTGAGCCCATGTAACATGATTGCTAGGATACGTTCTTGAATGAACTTCAAAATTTTGTCAGTATGTTTGTTATCCATTTAgcttaccatttttttttctcatctgaGTGGAAAGCAGCTAGAAACTGTATTATCCGTCAGATATGAAGTTTGACAAAATGATAAATGCTCTTGCAGATCAGAAGACGAAATGCATATGGATAGCTGTGAATACCTTTCTAGACGAAAGGCGGCATTGCTTAAAGAAGGTTTTCGGTTAAGGGGCACGATAAGCAGTCGCTTGGATGCTTTAACAGGCTCCTATTCAAGAGAGCACATTTTTAAGGTTCCAAATCCattatattacaattttgaGGATCAAAAGGAGAATGCAGATAAAACATCATAGATCATACTCCAAGGTGGCAAAATCGGtttgttcttttattattattattattatattttcctgtcttaattttaattttttaatttttaattttaattaattatcgtCATCACCCAACTATCATGTAAATCCAAATCAGCCATACAAGAAGCTTTGGTTAGAAGAAACTTGTATATAGTTTTTATCGatgttatattttatgtttcttacccattgtattatttttatttttttctatatcatttttttcttccacTATTTTCTTGGATGTAGGTtccaacatatatacatatatatatatattttggttggaAATGAtactattaaaaataaacaaattacaaaccaactcagaacaaaaatataaaatttgaaaaatcgaGCATTAGAGAGCAGGTATTTTAATTATGTTGTGgtaaatatatgttttaactTCGTATGAATATTTTTGCGCAGTATCTTTCAGATGAATTTTCTAACAGCCTAACACCTGTAGAATCTAAAGCCTTCATCTGAGTTAAAATTCAAAGTAGaatcatttattttgtttttgttgtttggttGTTTTAGTTTATATCAAACTATTTTATTGAGTGGAATTGGTAAGCCATTTATACGTATATTTATAAGTATATTtggaagataaaataattatatacatttaAGTGTTAAAGTATGTGAAAGTCGCCACAAAAAATATAAGCTGAGGAGCCGAATCCAATAATGTGGATCAAGGTAAGAAGCTAATCTACAACCTCAAAACATATGGTTTAGTCACGCATAAGCCACCCAttctaaatagaaaataaagtaattaaattcttagatttatttctcaaaaaaaaaaagaaaaagaaaaaatcatagGTTTAAATATTACAAGTTTTGAAGATCATGCTAAACTATCAATTTACAATGGCAGAAGTGCAACACTTTGTcatgttaattattattttatttatgtctcTTTACCCATTTTAGCCGATCTACTATTTTTAGCCAATCAAACGATCGAAAAAAGGAAGGTGTCTCACATTATAAGGACAGTTGATGAACAACCTGCAACATAAAAAGAACAAGAAC
Proteins encoded:
- the LOC107413763 gene encoding uncharacterized protein At2g39920, which codes for MSAYGHQMEREYSAQSLSSRGGSDRESHYVVETGFYMTSFAATIFIAALVTIGVLFITLLIALTVMLQSCQSRSAGLIESQKSDYDYNKCKIFVMHAELNNLESGHIPIVCRVPTVLYIKQGQYARDLNSTMSVVENFFSNVSPLNDGLDVVLMDVDDILSSNPHNDNILLKRYDQYGCSNCIEEVKHLKEMLIHNIYKKLHDRSWTLVLFSRRAERQKNATIEHLVSSGYRDWSSLIMRSEDEMHMDSCEYLSRRKAALLKEGFRLRGTISSRLDALTGSYSREHIFKVPNPLYYNFEDQKENADKTS